The following are from one region of the Mannheimia granulomatis genome:
- a CDS encoding MIP/aquaporin family protein has protein sequence MDRSLRNACIGEFIGTGFILFFGAGCVAAAQLAGASFGLWEIAIVWGIGVSMAIYISAGISGAHLNPAVTIALAAFYGFEKHKILPYIIAQIAGAFCSVALIYFMYSDLFIAAETAQGIVRGETVGFAGVFSTYPNPNITLVTAFIVEFVITAVLMSTILAIGDDKNGLPNKALAALLIGLLIAVIGGATGPLTGFAMNPARDFGPKLFAFLAGWGEIALTGGKEIPYFIIPIVAPICGALAGAWGYKNLIHKNLPANN, from the coding sequence ATGGACAGATCTTTACGTAACGCCTGTATTGGTGAGTTTATCGGCACAGGTTTTATTTTGTTCTTCGGTGCAGGCTGTGTAGCTGCAGCACAGTTAGCAGGAGCGAGTTTCGGTTTGTGGGAAATTGCAATTGTTTGGGGTATTGGGGTCTCTATGGCAATTTATATTTCCGCAGGTATTTCCGGTGCTCATCTTAATCCAGCCGTCACTATTGCTCTTGCAGCATTCTATGGTTTTGAAAAACACAAAATTCTTCCCTACATTATCGCTCAAATTGCCGGTGCTTTTTGTTCTGTTGCACTTATTTATTTTATGTATAGCGATCTCTTCATTGCCGCTGAAACAGCTCAAGGTATTGTAAGAGGCGAAACTGTTGGTTTTGCAGGAGTTTTCTCAACTTATCCAAATCCGAATATTACGCTTGTAACTGCCTTTATTGTGGAATTTGTGATTACGGCCGTATTAATGTCCACTATTTTAGCTATTGGTGATGACAAAAATGGCTTACCGAATAAAGCGTTAGCTGCATTGCTTATTGGTTTATTGATTGCGGTTATCGGTGGTGCAACCGGTCCGTTAACCGGCTTTGCAATGAATCCTGCCCGTGATTTTGGACCAAAACTGTTTGCATTCCTTGCCGGTTGGGGAGAAATTGCATTAACAGGTGGTAAAGAAATCCCTTATTTCATCATTCCAATCGTAGCTCCAATTTGTGGTGCATTAGCAGGTGCTTGGGGCTATAAAAATCTTATTCATAAAAACCTTCCGGCCAATAATTAG
- a CDS encoding CrcB family protein, translating to MYTIFLLSSGAILGALIRWALSVWLNPIFSQLAFGTLLVNWLGCFLIGIAIGFNLGEHEKLLLITGFLGSFTTFSSFSAELSEKLLADKWGEFTMVLSLHLVGGIVLTICGILITRWLTSG from the coding sequence ATGTATACGATTTTTCTTCTTTCGAGCGGAGCTATATTAGGTGCCTTAATTCGCTGGGCTTTAAGCGTTTGGCTAAATCCGATATTTAGCCAGCTGGCATTCGGTACATTATTAGTGAATTGGTTAGGCTGTTTCTTGATTGGCATTGCAATTGGCTTTAATTTAGGCGAACACGAAAAACTTTTATTGATAACAGGTTTTCTCGGCAGCTTTACAACCTTTTCGAGTTTTTCAGCCGAATTAAGCGAGAAATTATTAGCCGATAAATGGGGGGAGTTTACTATGGTATTGAGCTTACATTTGGTAGGGGGTATTGTGCTGACAATTTGCGGAATTTTAATAACCCGCTGGCTTACAAGCGGTTAA